In Lactococcus protaetiae, the genomic window TTGTCCGTTTTCAGGGAAATTTTCCTGTATGTGATAGACATAGCGTCCCTCAAAAGCTTTTGGCTCACTTGTAACAGTATCTAATTTTTCTCTCATCTGTTGTTGTGATTCCTGCCATTTTTTCAAATAGGTTGGATCTCTGTTTATAAAATGAATGGATTCAGCAAAAGATTGAACATCACTTTGGACCATATATGTTGTCGTTTGTGAAGGATTACGATAAGAAAGTGAAGGGTCAACTTGAACAAATTCACTATCTGCATGAAGTTGGATAAATTGTTGAACGCGTTTGGAAACAGGAATTTGTCCAAAGAGTAAGATAACATCAGGTTTCAATGATATCTTTAGCTCAGTATCCGTCAAAAAAGCATCATAGCTATCAATGATATTAGGATGATTACTTTGACGCAGATTTGATAAAGGGTCAGCTAAAATCGGTGCTTTAAGCCGCTCTGCCAATTTTAAAACGGCTGCATGATAGTCTGATAAAGTATCAGGTCCAGCTAAAATTAAAGTTTTCTTAGAAAAAATCGATTCATCAAATGTTGCAATGATTTTGGAAGATGCGACTCGGAAAGGATGGACAGAGCGTCCTTGCGCATAATATTTAGAATTTAGCTCAGGTACAAGTGGGTCACGCAAGGGAACATTAATCTGTACAGGTCCAGCAAGAGTATCTATCGCAGCCAAGAAGGCACGCTGTGCGACTTGCCTAGGATAAGTCCAAAAGTTTTTTTCCTGAGGAGCTTCAAGATTTTCATAGTGATTCACAAAATGACCAAAAAATCTTGTCTGATCAACTGTCTGAGGTGCGCCGACGAATTGTAACTCAGAGGGACGGTCAGCGGTTAGTACAATCAGTGGAATACGACTCGCTTTTGCCTCAGTGATTGCAGGGAAATGATGAGCGCCAGCAGAGCCAGAAGTACAAACAAGTACAACAGGACGATGCTTTGCCTTAGCAATACCCAGAGCAAAAAAAGCAGCAGAACGTTCATCAATATCAACATAAGTATCATATTGTTGATATTCTTCAAAAAGCATAGCGAGTGCTGTTGAGCGCGAACCAGGACTAAATACTGCCTCGCGTACTCCCAAATTAAATAGCTCATCTACAAAAGGAGCCAAATATTCATTAGTCATTATTATCTTTCTCTCATAAAGCTTCTAAAATTGTTTTTAATTTTATTTTTGTTTCATTAAATTCATCAAGACAATCAGAACTTGGAACAATACCACAACCTGCATAAGCATGAAGTGTATTCCCCTCAATGAGTGCAGAACGAATTCCAACCACGATTGTCCCATTTCCTTTAGCATCAATAACACCAATAGGAGCTGCGTAAAGCCCACGTTCATAGGTTTCATAATTCCTGAGAAAATTTAGTGCCTCATCTTTAGGCTCTCCCCTAGTGCAGGAGTTGGATGGAGATGTTTGGCCCAGTCAATGAGTGAACCATCTTTGTTATCTGCAGTTAGCACTGTCTTGAGATGATAGACATTTTTTAATGTCATAATACTCGTCTGACCCACTGTCACACGTTCTGCACGTTCAAGAAGACTTTGACGAATTTTCTTGACTACAATATTATGTTCATGCAAATTTTTAGAATCATGGAGAAGGGCTGTATCATTCAAAGGTAGCCTAGGCATTGTTCCTGCTAAAGCAAAACTTAGAATTTTTTCTTCCTGTTTTTTAACAAGAATTTCTGGGGAAGCACCAAGAAAGATTTTTTCTTCTTTTTGATAAGCGAAGATGAAACAACCAGGATTATTAGCGATTAATTTTTGCAAGATACTTTCAACATTAAAACCAGTACCAGAAGTAAACTCAAGTTCGCGTGAAGCAACAATTTTTTCACTACGATGCTGGGCAAAATTTTCTTGAATTTTGTTAAAAAGTATTTCCCATGACTCAAAATCAGAAGATTTTTCGGTTACATGGTGTGTGATGAGCGGAAATTTTCCTTCTTTAATTTCAGGAGTCCCGTCGACTGAAAGCATATAGGATTCATGATTATTTTTTACAAAATAATGTTTGAAAACTAAAGTTTCTCCACCAAAATCTTCCCAAAGTTTCCCTTTAACTTGATTAAAAAAACTCTGAGTGTAGAAAGCATAAGGATAGGAGGCATTAGGCGCTTCGATTGCTTCAAGACGTTCACAACCTATGATCAACTGATTTTGCGCACTGTCATACCAAAAGAAACGCTCTCCGCTCTCAAAATTGGCCCAAAAAGATAAGGGATGATTTAATATTAAATTTGTTTTTATATAGTTCATTTTTTAAATACCAATATGAATTATAACACAGGACATAGTAAAGGGGGAAACTTTGTAGCTTTAAAAAGTGTATTTGTATAGACCAAAACTTTGTGATAAAATATTCTTAGGATGACAAAATTTCCAAGATTTCAAATCCTGCTATTAAAATCCTCTGTTAATAAGCAGAGGATTTTAATTTTATGTGAATCCAAAAAAAAGACCAGTGCGGTCTTTTTTTATTCTTGATTAAAATTCTCTGTATCAAACTCTGGAATTTGTTCCCTTAAACGAGAAGCAAAAGCTTCAGCACCAAGCACCTTAAACGCAGTTACAATCTCATGCATTTCTAATAGTGCTTCCTCCTTATCTTTCGTATAAAAATGAAAAAGCGCTAATTTAAATTGTAGGGTTCCTTTTTGGAAAATATAATGCTCTGGAAATGGATTGACACTCAGATACTTTTCTACTCTGTCTAAAAGGTCATATTCTTGTTTATAAAGTAACGTATCAGTAAGATTTACTAGAGCGATATAAGTATATAAACGGATATTGAATGTCACAACTGAATAATTGAAAGGGTCTAATAAGCGCTGTAAAAATAATCGTAAATCTGCTGTATCAAAAAGATAAAAGGCTCTGCCACAAAGCTGGATTTCAAACTCTCCCCAAGTTTTTGTAGAAAGTAAGTATTGTTTAAGATTAAAAATTTCTCTCTCATCAATTTTATAATTGGAATCAATCTGATGAAGGAGTGCTTTAATACTTGTTATCTGCAGTTGGAGACTGCGAGAAATAGGAGAACTATGCCCTTGTCGCTCTAAATTTTTTAAAAATGTTTCAATTTCAAGATAATTTCTATTGTCAAGTGCAGTAATAATATTAAGCATTGAAATTGAATAAGAGGTTCCAGTCGTTTCCTCTAATCGAGTAAAGTATTCCTGAGGCGAGAGATTCATTTTTGAGAGAAGGTGAAAAAACTTGTCAATTGAGAGATTCACTTGTCCATTTTCAAATCTAGATAATGTAGATTGAGAAATATTACTATCGGTCAATTCCTTAATTGAGAATCCCTTTTGTAATCGGAGAATTTTAAAAACAGCACCATAATTTTTATCCATTGATTAATTTTAAAATTTTTTTAAGTAATTAGTAAGCTATAAATTACAAAGTTAAATAACAAATTATGCATATATGCCGTACGTTTTCGATTTAAACCTTAATTAAGTCGAAAAATGAAAAAAATGTAAAATAATAATCCTACTTAACCATTGATTTAAGAAAAAAACATTGATATTATTGAAAAAACAAGTCATTTGAAATTGTTTTGAAATAATTAACATATGACGAAAGGACTAGAAATGAACCAGAAGAACATCAAAAAAGTCTTAGTGGCAATCTTGCTTACACTAACATTATTTCTAGGAATTAAGATTACTTATGCGGCAACTTCTGATTTCACCGTTAGTCCGTCCATTCCTCAAAATCAAGTTGAAGGAAATCATGGTTACTTTAATTTATTGATGAAGCCAGGAACAAGCCAAGAGATATCAATTAATTTAAGTAACACAACATCACATTCTATTACAGTTGAAATGTCATTTGCGCGTTCAACTACAAATGGAAATGGTTTGGCGATTTATGATACTACAACGGCTAAAGCAGACGATTCATTAAAGTACAACATTGAAGATTACGTTAAACTTCCACAGAAAGAGATAACACTTGCTGCTCATTCTCAGACAGCAGTTGTCTCAAAAGTAACAATGCCAACTAGTGATTTTAATGGAGTTTTAGCAGGGGGATTTGCTT contains:
- a CDS encoding helix-turn-helix domain-containing protein → MDKNYGAVFKILRLQKGFSIKELTDSNISQSTLSRFENGQVNLSIDKFFHLLSKMNLSPQEYFTRLEETTGTSYSISMLNIITALDNRNYLEIETFLKNLERQGHSSPISRSLQLQITSIKALLHQIDSNYKIDEREIFNLKQYLLSTKTWGEFEIQLCGRAFYLFDTADLRLFLQRLLDPFNYSVVTFNIRLYTYIALVNLTDTLLYKQEYDLLDRVEKYLSVNPFPEHYIFQKGTLQFKLALFHFYTKDKEEALLEMHEIVTAFKVLGAEAFASRLREQIPEFDTENFNQE
- the menD gene encoding 2-succinyl-5-enolpyruvyl-6-hydroxy-3-cyclohexene-1-carboxylic-acid synthase encodes the protein MTNEYLAPFVDELFNLGVREAVFSPGSRSTALAMLFEEYQQYDTYVDIDERSAAFFALGIAKAKHRPVVLVCTSGSAGAHHFPAITEAKASRIPLIVLTADRPSELQFVGAPQTVDQTRFFGHFVNHYENLEAPQEKNFWTYPRQVAQRAFLAAIDTLAGPVQINVPLRDPLVPELNSKYYAQGRSVHPFRVASSKIIATFDESIFSKKTLILAGPDTLSDYHAAVLKLAERLKAPILADPLSNLRQSNHPNIIDSYDAFLTDTELKISLKPDVILLFGQIPVSKRVQQFIQLHADSEFVQVDPSLSYRNPSQTTTYMVQSDVQSFAESIHFINRDPTYLKKWQESQQQMREKLDTVTSEPKAFEGRYVYHIQENFPENGQMLISNSMEIRDVDYWWKKRKSTARLFGNRGVNGIDGTESTALGLSTTGRPTILLTGDLSMLHDLNGLIIGKTHALNLTIVLFNNDGGGIFHHLAQKGVPNFDYLFSTPHGLDFSALSVLTGLDYHLIDSYDDFDQIFKNSVATSGIHLLEIKTDKDLSLTLHKKYTEK